GCCATTTCTCTATTATTGTACCTTTCTGTGTATTTGAAATTAATGTAACTCCAGAAATGGGAACTAATGTATTTCTTATGAAAGTATTTATTTCCACGCAGAGACAGTTGAGAGCTCAGTAGAGTTCAAGTGTTCTCCACAGATTTCTGCCTGTAGTCCAGAGAAGTGCAGTTAGCTTAATCAtggtctctaaattgcccatcaTGTATGatgatctgtgtgtgtttggggtaCCTCATGCCCAATGCTGCCTGGGAGAGGTTGCAGCCCCTCCGTGACCTGACCTGGTTAAGGGCTAGAGCAGGGATGCAGGGCTGGATAGAGAGGCAATCGATAATGACATCAGAAAGATGAGGAATtggtttttgctgtttttgattCCTTGTCCTTGCCCTCCACCTCTCTCAGGTCGAACAGCTGCGTGAGGCGATAGAAGAGCTCTATTATTTTGAGTTTGTCCTAGATGAGATTCCCATCTGGGGATTTGTGGGTTACATGGAGGAAAGTGGCTTCCTGCCTCACAGCCATAAGGTCTGTACTGTTGTGTCTCTGCCAGTGTCACCCCTTTGTGTCTCTGTTCACAGGGGTGTTTCCCCCTTTCGATCGTGTTTTATTCTgcttccttctctctctccgtcCAGCAGTCGCCCTCATTCTCTCACCATGATCTTTCACCTCTAACTATCCACTCAGGTGGGCTTGTGGACGCACCTGCACTTCAATGTCGAGTACAACGGGGAAACTGTGATTTTCGCAAACGTGTCCGTGAAGGACGTGAAGCCTGTGCCCCTGGAAGGGGGCACTGGAGTGGGGTCCATTTCAGGTGCCTCGGGGGGCCTGACGGTGACCCACACATACAGCGTGCGCTGGTTCGAGAGCACCATCCCCCACGAGAGGCGGGCGGAGCGTCTCAGGGACTATTTCTTCTTCCCAAAGACCCTGGAGATCCACTGGTTGTCCATCATCAACTCTTTGGTACTGGTGGTGCTCCTGCTGGGGTttgtcatcatcatcctcatgaGGGTGCTGAAGAATGATTTTGCCAGGTGACAAGCagagggtttgggggggggggttgtagtgGGGGGCTGAATGACAGAACAGCAATGGAGATGGAGCTTGCtgacactttttttttgcctgccTGGTCCTTCTCACAGGTATAACATGGAAGAGGACGGCAGCTGTGATGACTTGGACCAAAGTGACAATGGCTGGAAGATCATCCACACAGATGTCTTTAGATTCCCCCCCTACAAGAGCCTGCTCTGTGCCGTCCTAGGGGTGGGTGCTCAGTTTCTCACCCTGGCCACAGGTACTGACCacaccttaccaccactctccTCCTCAATGTCTATTCACAGGGTCATTAAACTAATCACGCTAAACGCACACTGCACTACTACTATGAATTCTCAGTTTTCGGTAACCTTCCTAATTTCATTAATCTTCCATTTGAAGTCTTCCTGCATATAAATACCTAGATCAGTGGTCTCCAACTCctgtcctggagagctactatccagtaggttttctatcctgcttggcttctgatgagccacacctgctcctggtatttacctgagaacaggtgtgactcatcagaagccgggaaggatagaaaacctactggacagtagctctccagtcACCCACAGGGAAGAACGTGACAAATCGTTGGCTCATTTTGCTTTAAAACATTGACTCAAGCAGCTCACATTTccaaaatttgttttattctgtcgAAGAGCAGTAACTTAAAATGAGGGTCTTTACAATTCATACTTTAGAGTCCATACTTTACAGAGCATATGCAATGTTTTTACAGCCATTTGCCGCACAAgttttagattttatttttttgtctttataaATATCCACCATCTGTTTAAGAgcaatatgataaaaaatgcTGTTGGTAGACATTGTGTAATGAAAGGGTTTTATGTTGAAGCTACTTAATTGGATCCATGCAGCACAGAtatgggcatcatttaaattcCTTCTGTCTGCAATAAGGAAGATGTCTGTACTGAATGGTCATGGCTGCATATTTGCAAACAGAGAAGGGAAGCCAGTTTTTGCATACTGTTTCAATAAAAGTATTCATGGAATCTCGCATGTGGTTTTAACTAGAAATGACATATTTAGTTCACTTCATAGAAAATACTGAGATACAGGTGTTGTGGCTTTGgtccatatcgcccagccctaccttaaactgagttttttttcttttcttttgtcaCTGTCTTCCCTTTTAAAGTAACAATAAATTCCAGATATTTCCTGCAGCCAAACCTTTTTCTCAGGAAACCTGAGAAGGAACTTTTCATTTTCTCTCGGAAGCTCAGAATCTCGTTCGTTTGAGGCAGAGCTGCTGAAGCCACCATGAGATCTGTAATCTTCTGACTGTGAACATCCAGTGCTATTAACCTCTGACGCTCTTCTGCCTACCGCAGGTATAATCATCATGGCATTATTCGGGATGTTTAACGTGCACCGGCACGGCGCCATTAACTCGGCGGCCATTGTGTTGTACGCCCTGACCAGCTGTGTGTCTGGGTACTGCTCCTGCCGCTTCTACACCCAGATTCAAGGGCAGCGATGGGTCTGGAACATCATCCTCACCTCATCCCTCTTCTCGGGTACGTCTGAGGCCTGGGCGAGGTGCCAGAATGCCCTTCGAGGATCCTTAGCAGTCAGACATGCTTGTTTTATCCTGACAAGTGACCAACAAATTTAAATAATCGATTTTTAAGGTTCATCTTTCATTGTCACGTGTGTTTGGAAGAACAGGGGAATTCTTGTGCTGTGGGAGGGGAGGACAATATGGCAACcagtgcaaaaacaaaacaaagcagtAAAAGTGCAATATAGGATTAAGTAAAGATAATATATGGGAACAGAATAATCGGCTAATTCTAATTCTGGAGACCTTGAGTGCTGGTGATGGGAGAGAGTAGCCAGCTTCCGAGGATTGATGCTGGCTTTGTGTTGGCTTTAATGCCCAGCGCCGCTCTTCCTCACCTGGAGCGTGGTGAACTCCGTGCACTGGTGCAGCGGCTCCACCCAGGCCCTGCCCGCCTCCaccgtgctgctgctgctggccgtCTGGGCGCTGGTGGGCTTCCCGCTCACCGTCATCGGCGGCATCGTGGGCAAGAACGGGGCCGGCGCCTTCCAGGCGCCGTGCCGCACGCGCAACATCCCGCGGCAGATCCCGGCGCAGCCCTGGTACAAGCACACGGCGGTGCACATGACCATCGGGGGCTTCCTGCCCTTCAGGTGAGCTTGGCTTCGCCCCCCCCAAGGTCAGCCTTCATTTTAATCAGGAATCCTTCCGTCCGTCTGTCCATGCTTCTCGTGGCCTAGTGAATTTCATTAGGCCCCTCCTATAGGATGCCTGCAATTTCATTGTGTCCCTACATTCAACTAATAAATTAACACCACAGGTAATTTTCCTGTGCATGTGATAATAATGTTACTGAACCCAGTGACTCCTGTGCAGTAATGAATCGTGTCCTAGTTCATGCAgtagtacagacgctcctctacttatgaacgagATGCGTTCCGAACAGCTgctcgtaacttgaaatgttcgtaagtcgttattcaacatcattttaagggtatattcaagtacaaagaactaggatgcggggagtacgcacgctacgctgctgcgcggcgggagtagcggccaggagtcgtactaggcggaattggtgcgcagagggaaaaaaaattgatgttgcggacaggaaacgggagcccaacaaacacaatttggacttacagtcctcttcgttcgtatgtctgaaagttcgtaagttgaaagttcgtaagttgaaagttcgtaagttgaaagttcgtaagttgaaagttcgtaagtagaggagcgtctgtactgaTATCCCCACCCCTTTGTTTCCGGTTGCCAGCGCCATCTCGGTGGAGCTCTACTACATCTTCGCGACTGTGTGGGGCCGCGAGTCCTACACCCTTTACGGCATCCTGCTGTGCGTCTTCGCCATCCTGCTGTCGGTGGGCGCCTGCATCTCGGTGGCGCTCACCTACTTCCTGCTGTCCGGAGAGGACTACCGCTGGTGGTGGCGGAGCGTGCTGAGCACGGGTTCCACTGGCCTCTTCATCTTCGCCTACTCGGTATTCTACTACAGCAACCGCTCCAGCATGAGCGGCGCCGTGCAGAGCGTCGAGTTCTTCGGCTACTCGCTGCTCACGGCCCTGGTCTTCTCCCTCATGTTGGGCACCGTCTCCTTCTGCGCCTCCCTCACCTTCATCCGCTACATCTACCGCAGCATCAAGATGGACTGAAGAGCCAGTGAGAGCAGGGTGTGTCGGGGCTGGTCGGGGGGAGGATGGGGAGGTGGCGGTGTATGCTATTGCGGTGGGGGGGTAGTTGGGAATGTGGTGGGAATATGCTGGGGATGAGATCACAGCAACGCAGGGGTTTGTCCGTGCTGAATCAGTGCAGACTCTTCAACAGCGTAACATTGACTGTGATTTCGATGTAAATATCTTTTCAATAAAGTCTCTTTTTATTACAGCGCAGTAATTTTAGTAAAGAGGTTAAAAACGATACAGTACCAAAACAGCTAAGAGCAACTCTGGTAAACCTTCAAACCGTAGAATAAATTGTCAAAAAAAACAAGTTGATAGGAATAGTTTTGAGAGTACAGACAAACCAAAATCAACCTAGCTTGAATGGTTTGGCCCAGGTGAAACACTTTGCTTTCAAAGAAACCTCTAAAACAGCCCCAAGTTTAGATGTTGTAGATCTCAGAGACGGCGTCCAGCGCAGTCTAAATGAGAAGCAGATGAATCCATGTTCGGGGGCCACTGGAAAGCTTTGACTCTCCAGCAAGGAAGAATATAAAAAGCTTACAAATCTATATTTATCTATAATTTCACATTACAAGAAGATGTTTATTTTTGCCAGTCCTTTTTTCCCCTTCAAGGTCAATGCCTTTGCTGACGTTTGTCGAAACAGCCGGCCACAAAATTGACTTGTCCTTTCTGCACTTCTAATCAAATGTATCATTAATGTCTAACTTACAAAGCAGCAGGAAACCTGAAGCCAAAAACAGCATGAAAACGTAAGCTCTCTGTAATGCCCTTTATAAACTGGCACAACAGACGTCTAAAATTATGACCTTTGCCTGTATCCATTTCAcgggtggggcggggggagggtgTCATAGCTGTATTTGCTACAGCTGCGGTCTGGCTATTAGCCTTTGTTCAAAAGTAATAATTGTGATGTTTATTACTGTGAACTACCTTTCTCAAACTGTTGCATCTTTAAAGACAAACTCCGTAATACAGGAaacataaccttttttttttaaagaaaatagtATCCttaataaagacattttaaatgcttaaaGTGTCATTAGTAAACAAATCTCTACTGAAGTAACTAAAAACACTATCagtgttatttttgtttattggtGATGAAGTTTTGATAAACATTTCTGCAAGGTTAAAAAAATCAAGATCAAATTTTTGTGCACAGATATTGTGATTTCATAGAATCCCAAATATTAAATCACTCTAATACAGTACCAGTATGTCTTTGCATAGTCATTTAATCTGAGTGTTAAGCAATACTAAACTTCCTATTACCAGCAATCAAGGACTGCCAGATATAGGAAAGTTAACCTCTTACACATAAAAcaattatgaacaaatatacAGCACGAAAATCAATGAAGGCTGGTACAATATGAATGAATTTCTTTAGAATATCTGTCATTGGCAGAACGATAGCGTGCGTTTACATGCATTTGCCACTAGGTGGCAGAAAGCGCCACGTCACGCTTCCCTGCTGTTCATTGCTGGTATCGAAACTGCTTTGATTCAACTGAGTCAAATTAACTTTGTGACTGACAGGACAGGTTATATTAGACAGCAAGGAGAATCACACATTGGTCCTGCGTATCTAAAAACCACGATTTAACTGATTTGTTAAGTTTAACTGGGACTTGCATAGATGTTTCGAAAAATGATTGGAGGTGTGTTAAGTATGATATTTTGAGGTACCTTCATTTGCATGACTTCATCTTCCCATGAATGTGGTACTGCTCGCCTTTACAAATGCCAGTTGTAACACTTGTCCGGTTCTCAGAAAAGGAtggttaatttccaaaaataagtTTAAAATACACACACGTGAACAAGAATACACGAAACAAAGTTAAACAACCGTTTTCTATTAGTGTTTTctaaatgtctcaatttttagttttgttttagtttttgtgCAATATGTCACTATCCATGCAGGGCACTACATATTACGATGCTGCCCGATTTGTCCGTCCCGTACGTATCATTATCACGTTAGTTTGGTACGTATCGTATGCAGTtgtagattttttatttttattttttgccgtGAAAGAATATTTTTTACTGGGAAAAGTTAACGAGAGCTTAATAAAGATGGAGCGAGGAGCGAGATGAAGTGCGCTGGGTGTCCATAAACCTCACTGTGAAAGCTACCCAAGCTTTACTCCATGTGCGTTAGAGCTTCTTGGTCAAATAAAACTGGTTATAAACTTTTGAAGCGTGTAAAGGTACGGAACGCGGTGGTTAAAATGATCGTTTGATTGTGACGTATGAAGGAGCAGGTGTAATGAATTTGGGGAAATTAATGGTTTGGCTTTATCCCTTATGGAATCTTACAAGAAGATCATGGGGGTGACCCCAAGGGATTGACAGGGACATTGTCTGTATGCTACTTATAAGCACACTGCCCTGATGGGCTAGACACCTTGAGTGGATGATCAGAATTGTCCTTTAGTGTAAATTAGACTTGCAGTGTTGACTGGTTTTTGACTTAGGTTGGATAGTCACTGGTTAGTATTTAACAACTGTGATGAGCAATATGGCAGGGAACCTTTATTAGGCAAGTAGCATCTTTCAGTTTGTGATTTTATTCTGGTTCATTGATGCACATTTGGCGCTCCTCTAGTCTAGTCCCACAGGAGAGCTGAAAAAATTAAAgctggctatgatagaaaggtgtcaaaACACATGGCGTATCGCGGCTTGGTGCGTATGGGGCTGCGTAGCCCAtactgacccctgtccaccatCAGAGGTGCCTACAATGGGCACGTGAGTGTCAGAACTAGACCATGGAACAATGGAAGGTGGTATGGCGTATCACGTCTTCTGCTACATCACGTGGACCACCAGATGCATGTGCATCGTTTACCTGGAGAAGAGATGGTGGCAGGATGCACTTTGGAAAGAAGGGATGCCAGCAGATGCAGTGTGATGGTCTGAggaatgttctgctgggaaaccttgggtcctggcatttgtgtggatgttactttgacacctaccacctacctaaacactAAGTACACCCCTTTATGGCAACGGTATTTCAGCAGGGCAATGTGCCCtaccacactgcaaaaatagttcaggaatggtttaagAAAAGTGAAAAGAAGTTCAAattgttgacttggcctccaaatttcCCATATTTCAATCCGATAGAGCATGCTGGACCAACAAGTCCGATCCATAGAGGCTTCACCTTACAAATTACAGGAATTaaagcagggctattcaaatcacggtcctcaagggccgaaCACTACTGTTTTTCCAGCTTTCCTTTACCTGAGAGCCagttgtgaagcctctggccaattagAGCCAGAAATTATTaagctaactacctgggagacttgaaaacaaggcctggatttggaattgagggccagatttgaatagGGGGGACTATAGCACCAGGATATAGCATGCTAATGTCTTAGcaccagataccacaggacaccttcagaggtcttgtagAGTTCATGCCTTGACAAGTTTTGGAAGCACGATGGAGACCTACATAATATTAGgtaggtggttttaatgttatagCTGATTGAAGTATATCTTATTTTGTCAGGATGTCAATAGGAATATGTTTACTTTCCCAAGCACAATTGGGAACTTATGCAGTAACATTTGCTACTGCATAAGTGATATACTTATACCCTCCGATATATTGGTATGAAAACAGCAAAGGTAACTGTATGTATCATACTTGGTCCGCGTCGACCTGCCCAGGCGTCCGGTCACTCGCGCTCGCATCCGCAGGTCGGAACCTCTCTTCCGAGGCGGCGTTTCCTGTGAGGCGCCGTCAGGACGGACGCATTTCCTGTTTTGCTGCGTCCGCCGCTCCTGCACTGACGGCAGGGAAAGGGTATGAAACTGCATTTACCGGCGCATCGACAGCCGAGCTACGTTGACGGAGGTCCCCAGTGGAGTGACAGCGCAGCTGAGGGTGAAGTCCCCAGCCTGCAGGGCCAGCGACATGGCGCTGAGCTCGGGTGGGTGGACGCGCAATCCCCCTCCGGCCCAGAGCCCGTCGGTACTGGCGTCCGCGTCTACCTACTCACAGCCCGGCTGCAGCACCGTGCTGATGTCTGTGAAGGTGTCGGTGTGTCACTCGGGGATCCGCCCGCTCTGCCTTCCCGGTGCTGGAGACGAGTCCCTGCGCCTGCAGCTGAGCATGGACCCCGGGCGAGCGGGGCAGTTCCGCCTGGCGCTGAAGGGCGCTGGAGGCGCTGGTCGCAGCGCGGTAAGCCTGCTGGCGGTCCGATGGCCATGTGTCACTGCCTCACACATCTCATTATAAACGTCGGCGCTTGCTATACTGGTAAATGTAGCTGTGTCAAGCTTATGCCAGTTTTGTCGGTACTTTTTTGGCGATAAAGAGGAATATTCTGTGGCCAGTGCAGGGTAAGATTTCAACAAGTACCCGAAATTCATGCATTAAGGATAAACCTGCCAAGTCGGTGTCCCTCGCTTGGCGTTATTCTCATCAGCATCTTTCTCTGGCCCAAGTGAATCAATTAATAACTTCTTATACTTAAGTATTTcggaaaaaaatccataattTGTTGAATGCCGGCTAAATTACCCAGTCAGATGCGTATGAACTTGATAAGAACAGGaatgacattttaattaaacttaTACTTTTAATTGGGTCAGTGGGTAGCATTGTGGCATCACATCTCCACGGTTGTAAGATTTAATCCCACCCCCTCTGTGTgtggggagtttgcatgttctccccatgctgTGTGAGTCACTATAAGGGACAGGTGTTTCAGGCAGAATTACTAGTCGAATTTCCCCTGTCATTATTTGAATTATGTTGGATTAATCTCTCCGCCACTCCACTTCCAATATACACACAGGTGAAATGTGTCagaatttttatttcttggATTGAATTGAAACTGTACCGTaacaataatgtttaatattCTGTGCCATGGGCAGTCTGGGTGAAGAGACTATTTTTAACACAATCCTAACACTTCTCTGGCTTATAGGCTATCGCATTAATTTATTTCCATACAAAATGAGGCATCACTTGTTGCTACAAAAggatatttttaaaagtagTCTTGAAGCTAGGGTGAAATATTGAGGGGGGAAAATCACATTGTGTTAAATATTGCGAcgtttataaaacaaaaaaagtttaaCCTGTAATATACtatagccaaatagaacttATGTACCATTAGTCTGTCTTTAGTGGGAAAGACAAGTTAGTAGTTTACATTCTGGGTAACTTGTCATAAAGTCCCCTGTGTTGCACTGAAAACACACTCtctatttaacattttattaagAATCAATTTCACTGAAATGATGAGCAAGACTGAATGTAagataaacagcagcagcataaGCTTCTCTTAGACTTGTTTCCGCCAGCTGtaccaacacacacaaaacagtgCTGTTGCTCATTATTGTCTGTGGAATTCTAAATATTTTCCCAAAATATCTTTAtacatgaatggatggattgcGGTATTTCAAATTAAAACAATCATTCCAATGGGAGAATGGTCCAGATATGTGTCCTTGGGTCCTGGTTACTGGTTACAAGTTGCATGGTGTAATATGGTTAGTTCTGAATGGAAGTTTCTAATGAGGAATAATATGTTCATTTATTACTTCTTGAACAAAACACCACATGTCAGCATCAAGCATTTACATCATGGTTTAAATATTTAGGTTCTATAAAGTAATTTAGAAATGTCAGGGCATGTGTGTAAACACACAGTTGTCCTATAGGAGACGTCGATGCCTGTTggtgtgtctttggactgtggggggggggtaccggAGTGCCCAGAGGAAACCTTTGAGATGCGtgaggaacatgcaaactccacacacagtgGGGGCAGGATTTGGTCCCCTAATCAATGGAGATGTTAGGCTACTCATTGTGTAAGACTGGAATCATGCTCATTTAACTTAAAAAGTTGTCGTATTGTATGGCCCCAGATGTCTAATTcattgtttcccaatccagtccccggggacctacagacagtccacgtttttgttccctcccaaaTCCTGAAGCAGAAATGTTGACCGTCTGCAGGTTCCCGAGAACTGGGGCAGGAAACACTGGCCTAATTCATCCGACGATTAATAACTGTAATTAGAGATGACATCCGCTTCATTCTATAGTGTCGGCATGTTTT
The Paramormyrops kingsleyae isolate MSU_618 chromosome 4, PKINGS_0.4, whole genome shotgun sequence genome window above contains:
- the tm9sf1 gene encoding transmembrane 9 superfamily member 1 codes for the protein MKGRLQIFIEGLAMGIVALSLLPCAEGVIKYKNGDHVTLYVNKVGPYHNPQETYHYYTLPVCRPKEIRHKSLSLGEVLDGDRMAESMYDIRFLENVDKRTLCQLTLSETEVEQLREAIEELYYFEFVLDEIPIWGFVGYMEESGFLPHSHKVGLWTHLHFNVEYNGETVIFANVSVKDVKPVPLEGGTGVGSISGASGGLTVTHTYSVRWFESTIPHERRAERLRDYFFFPKTLEIHWLSIINSLVLVVLLLGFVIIILMRVLKNDFARYNMEEDGSCDDLDQSDNGWKIIHTDVFRFPPYKSLLCAVLGVGAQFLTLATGIIIMALFGMFNVHRHGAINSAAIVLYALTSCVSGYCSCRFYTQIQGQRWVWNIILTSSLFSAPLFLTWSVVNSVHWCSGSTQALPASTVLLLLAVWALVGFPLTVIGGIVGKNGAGAFQAPCRTRNIPRQIPAQPWYKHTAVHMTIGGFLPFSAISVELYYIFATVWGRESYTLYGILLCVFAILLSVGACISVALTYFLLSGEDYRWWWRSVLSTGSTGLFIFAYSVFYYSNRSSMSGAVQSVEFFGYSLLTALVFSLMLGTVSFCASLTFIRYIYRSIKMD